The DNA window ATTATTATATCGTTTTTTTTGATTGTTTTTCTTAAAATATAAAAATTATCAATCTCGCCATTTCCTATTATTATAAAACGGGTCATTTTTTTCTAAATCGGACAGGGATAATTCCCCATTGGTTTTCCTGTGAAACATTTGAAGGCAAGGGGTCAAAAGTCCATTTACGAAGATAATTAATCGCTGTCTTTTCAAGATACGCGTCGCCTTTTTTTTCCGGGACCACGTCAAACACCTGTCCAAGCGGCGTTACCCAGAATTTCAGCATTATTGTAACTTCCTTATCAACCTCAGGATTAGGCTTCTCTTTAGGCTTGCTCCGGACCCCCCTTTTTCCTATTGTCCCGCCAAAATCAAAGCTGTTTTCCTCTCCTTCATCATCCCCGGACGACATTGAAAAAGGGTTTAATTTATCTCCCTGACCGGTTCCTGCAAAAAGCTCGCCTTCCCCTTTTTGTCCTGCCTCAAAATCCAGTGACCCTTTTAATGAAAGATTCTCGGAAGAATATGACATTTTTCTGTCCTCGGGAAAAAATGATGTTCCTTTGCTCGCGGTTATTTTACTGTTTTTATTGTCCAAAATATCCAGTCTGGAGAAATCTTTTTTTTCAATATTTTTTAAAGAATCAATCGGTGTGCCTTTTCTGTTTATTTGGTTTAATCCCGGGGAAATATTTGAAGCCGACCGTCTTGAAGCCGTTATCTCTTTCATAATATCGGGTTTCTTCCCCTTTGCATATAACACATTTGTTTTTACCGGTTCTAGAACTGCAAATTCAACCGGCGTAAAATTTACTATTGGAACATATTTCACCGTTTGCGGCAGGTAATACAAAGGCAGTGACAATATTATAAGATGGATCAATATTGAAATTAAAAAGGAATTATTCAAATCAAGATAATAGGTTGCTTTATTCATTTTTCACCTTGCGTTCGGTGGCAATCACGATCCTGTTCAAACCGTTTGATTTAGCGATATCCATAACATTTACAACTGTTCCGTGAAATACTTTTTTATCGGCTTTTATAATTAATAATTTTTCATGAAGGTTCCCTATTTTTTTAAGTTTTTCAGGAAGATTATTTAAAGTTACAAGATCACGATTCAGGTAAATCACCCCGTTTTTATTAATAGATATTACTAAATCCCTTATTGGCTGAATCTCTTTGACACTTGTTGTGGG is part of the bacterium genome and encodes:
- a CDS encoding energy transducer TonB encodes the protein MNKATYYLDLNNSFLISILIHLIILSLPLYYLPQTVKYVPIVNFTPVEFAVLEPVKTNVLYAKGKKPDIMKEITASRRSASNISPGLNQINRKGTPIDSLKNIEKKDFSRLDILDNKNSKITASKGTSFFPEDRKMSYSSENLSLKGSLDFEAGQKGEGELFAGTGQGDKLNPFSMSSGDDEGEENSFDFGGTIGKRGVRSKPKEKPNPEVDKEVTIMLKFWVTPLGQVFDVVPEKKGDAYLEKTAINYLRKWTFDPLPSNVSQENQWGIIPVRFRKK
- a CDS encoding biopolymer transporter ExbD; translation: MFNRKKRKIDAQLNVTPLVDVVLQLVLFFMVSTTFIIQTGIKITLPTTSVKEIQPIRDLVISINKNGVIYLNRDLVTLNNLPEKLKKIGNLHEKLLIIKADKKVFHGTVVNVMDIAKSNGLNRIVIATERKVKNE